A stretch of Bombus vancouverensis nearcticus chromosome 13, iyBomVanc1_principal, whole genome shotgun sequence DNA encodes these proteins:
- the Zir gene encoding dedicator of cytokinesis, which yields MSSVQRAFTQKLSKQHAADVRRQIATSTSYSRDLSKSGSSFSGFSSTMSLCEVLEPLDYEEFLAQHQSVLDRDPLKSILDFPPGDVELKVVKRKIRTEEPIVPHESMDIVSPYVRRCIESFTSDWVIVHRKYKRRVSPIARDRLLQDTPRQDFEVDQEDTNGSGSPNEEEDLSNCGDTPRGSWASLDLRHSQHDPLLPTLLDRVCPETIDQMNEQKRSEDRQEALFPLYAPPASPDDEWQEIGIAPEPTEPFSHKILVKCLQLKLELEVEPIFASLALYDAKEKKKVSENFYVDMNSEGLKRMLGSHIAYSDASTLARSCVMSISKPSPDLFLVVRLEKVLQGDISECAEPYLREDKNKEKVRAAAAAACERLGRYRMPLAWTAIHISGVIGGGGDTDSTGSAGSLDRKSGGLEQWRKKVEPPARRGSLERRSSDKRRSWSPDDFANCLDTFRPITLTVSSFFKQESERLRDEDLYKLLVELRRPGSNLKRLKCLPGILKLDLSPRPEELPRCLDPDLRRLVPYPDEKSRPVKEILEFPSEVISPDLTYRNLLYIYPKEANFSSRTGSARNIAVRIQLMGGEQEADALTAIFGRSSCPEMTHECFTSVSYHNKNPNFYDEVKIRLPADLSAKHHLLFTFYHISCQKKAEQPNVETAVAYTWLPLLRDGHLQSGEFSLPAMLDPPPANYSYIAPDVLLPGTRWVDAHRGVFTVILEPVSSVHPQDKYIDRFLSLCGFLETGQVPPRIGEAGMESELKSALLELARASHSALVRSLPQLLDQLISLLVRPPTLPSQPLNVAATAFEAIGLLVRNITNLPDGQLDAHGRHALLATYIAYQCSLPRMTHAPGIVRAQSNPDLPLEDLEMEVHSRGLDRTASMRQESPSINSQPTRRLLHEELALHWVVSTGQARELAVTYSWFFLELIVRSMVVTLAEMGMLEAPRKSRFSPQFCDDVATLTATLTSEVTSRCGKENRIPNNLISSLGNFLSDLLSVMDRGFVLSLTRAACCSLSDASMHIPDSAALYALKLDLVRTICSHEHYVALNLPFGTGYTSGSAPASPSPSTGSSGSLISTLVPGDRARFSELSQEFRQQHFLVGIVLSDLSNTLEIPNPMLQNKAIGTIRHLMACHDVDSRYSDPAAKARVAALYLPLLNIIMDALPQLYHWDSKDKSVYPDESGSITQSVALAIAGGVSADTAGTQCRVSLSSEATRHLLMCVLWVLKGLEQSALTQWCSELSSRRILCLLQVLNIATAAFEYKGKKALKRLPPQAAATSDIRSRLEDVILGQGSARSEMMLRRKERMSGDKLRWRKDQMPYRSCEQSEGRAVEQDAHIEGALAAEASLVVLDTLETVVQADGGGGAVVGAVLKVLLRALARNQSTSVLQHMFNTQRALVFKYHSALFDEESERCGDLCLTLLTRCSSPLSAVRSHAAASLYLLMRQNFEIGNNFARVKMQVTTSLSALVGRGRAPSEGALRRALKTVLVYAERDTELADTSFPEQVKDLLFNLHMILSDTVKMKEFQEDPEMLLDLMYRIAKGYQGSPDLRLTWLANMAQQHMERKNHTEAAMCLVHSAALVAEYLHLLEPGGGGRPVGAVALAPITPNALEESAVGDDVLARREEGLCLGPDFSESGLAGLLEHAASSFHTAGMYEAIPDVYKVLLPIAEAAHDYKKLANIHGKLHEAYTRVEQLAGKRVFGTYFRVGFYGGRFGDLAGEEFVYKEPTLTKLPEIFSRLENFYAERFGAENIVIIKDSNPVDSSKLELDKAYVQITYVEPYFEPHELRHRPTIFHRNFNIKRFVYATPFTPGGKAHGELREQCKRKTILTVATHFPYLKTRIRVVARKQIVLSPIEVAIEDIQKKTAEVAAATAQEPPDAKMLQMVLQGCIGTTVNQGPAEVAVVFLSGLREQNAQPTRLQHKLRLCFKDFSKKCLDALKRNKNLIGPDQRDYQRELERNYQRLTERLSPLIAWSGPSLTNQQSVPSTSPRW from the exons atgtcATCTGTGCAGCGGGCTTTTACTCAAAAATTGAGTAAACAGCATGCAGCTGACGTTAGACGTCAGATTGCTACCTCTACCTCATATTCACGTGATCTGTCAAAGAGTGGCAGCTCATTCTCAGGCTTTTCTTCCACG atgtCACTATGTGAGGTATTAGAGCCACTAGACTATGAAGAATTTTTGGCTCAACATCAGTCAGTTCTTGACCGTGATCctcttaaatcaatattagattTTCCACCTGGTGATGTTGAATTAAAagttgtaaaaagaaaaatcagaACAGAGGAACCAATTGTGCCTCATGAATCTAT GGACATAGTATCTCCTTATGTCAGAAGATGTATTGAAAGTTTCACTTCAGATTGGGTAATAGTGCACAGAAAATATAAACGTCGAGTTTCTCCAATAGCAAGAGACAGACTTCTTCAGGATACTCCAAGACAAGATTTTGAG GTGGATCAAGAGGATACAAATGGTTCAGGATCACCAAATGAAGAGGAAGATTTATCTAATTGTGGAGATACACCAAGAGGATCCTGGGCAAGTTTAGATTTAAGACATTCGCAACATGATCCTCTTCTTCCCACCTTATTGGACAGAGTTTGTCCAGAAACCATTGATCAAATGAACGAGCAAAAACGATCAGAAGATCGTCAA GAAGCATTATTTCCACTCTATGCACCTCCAGCTTCCCCTGATGATGAGTGGCAGGAAATTGGCATAGCACCAGAACCTACAGAACCTTTTTCACATAAAATTCTTGTGAAATGTCTCCAACTGAAATTGGAATTGGAAGTTGAACCAATATTCGCGAGTTTAGCTTTATACGATgccaaagaaaagaagaag GTATCTGAGAACTTTTATGTAGACATGAATTCGGAAGGCTTAAAAAGGATGCTTGGTAGTCATATTGCATACAGTGATGCCAGTACTTTAGCAAGAAGCTGTGTTATGAGTATCAGCAAGCCTAGTCCAGATTTATTTTTAGTCGTTAGACTTGAAAAGGTATTGCAAGGTGATATCTCTGAATGTGCTGAACCATATTTGCGTGAagataaaaacaaagaaaaa GTAAGGGCAGCTGCTGCAGCTGCATGTGAGCGTTTAGGTCGATATAGAATGCCACTTGCATGGACTGCCATTCACATTTCTGGTGTGATAGGAGGAGGTGGAGATACAGATAGCACAGGAAGTGCTGGATCTTTAGACAGAAAATCGGGTGGACTGGAACAGTGGCGTAAAAAAGTGGAACCGCCCGCCAGAAGAGGATCTTTAGAAAGAAGAAGTTCAGATAAAAGACGTAGTTGGTCACCAGACGATTTTGCTAATTGTCTTGATACATTTAG GCCTATCACATTGACTGTTTCAAGTTTCTTTAAACAAGAAAGTGAACGACTGAGAGACGAAGATTTATACAAACTTTTAGTCGAACTACGGAGACCTGGTTCTAATTTAAAGAGATTAAAATGTCTACCAGGTATACTAAAATTGGACCTTAGCCCTAGACCAGAAGAACTGCCTAGATGCTTGGATCCTGATCTCAGAAGATTAGTGCCATATCCTGATGAAAAGAGTCGGCCAGTCAAAGAAATACTTGAATTTCCGAGCGAAGTTATTTCGCCAGATTTGACGTATCGAAATCTCCTATACATTTATCCAAAG GAAGCAAACTTCAGTTCAAGGACTGGTTCTGCACGAAACATCGCCGTAAGAATTCAACTTATGGGTGGTGAACAGGAGGCTGATGCACTAACAGCTATTTTTGGAAGATCATCGTGTCCCGAAATGACTCACGAATGCTTCACTTCCGTTTCTTATCACAATAAGAATCCAAACTTTTACGACGAAGTGAAAATTCGACTTCCTGCTGATTTGAGTGCAAAACATCATTTGCTATTTACGTTTTATCATATTAGTTGCCAGAAGAAGGCGGAACAACCGAATGTTGAGACTGCTGTAGCATATACA tggttgccacttttgagagatgGACATCTACAATCAGGGGAATTCAGTCTACCCGCGATGCTGGATCCACCACCAGCAAATTATTCATACATTGCACCTGATGTTCTTCTACCAGGTACAAGATGGGTGGATGCTCATAGAGGCGTTTTTACTGTGATTTTGGAACCAGTTTCTAGTGTTCATCCTCAGGATAAATACATTGATAG ATTTCTATCACTGTGTGGTTTTTTGGAAACTGGTCAAGTACCTCCACGCATTGGTGAAGCAGGGATGGAATCGGAATTAAAATCAGCTCTATTGGAATTGGCAAGAGCATCACATTCTGCTTTAGTACGATCGCTACCTCAATTGCTAGATCAATTAATATCCCTATTAGTGCGACCTCCAACACTACCATCTCAACCACTGAATGTGGCAGCAACCGCATTCGAGGCTATAGGTTTGCTAGTACGAAATATTACCAATCTACCTGATGGTCAATTAGATGCTCACGGAAGACACGCGCTTCTAGCAACCTATATTGCTTATCAATGCTCTTTACCAAGGATGACGCATGCTCCTGGTATTGTTCGAGCTCAAAGCAACCCTGACCTGCCTCTAGAAGATTTAGAAATGGAGGTACACTCCAGAGGATTGGATCGAACAGCCTCTATGCGTCAAGAATCGCCTTCTATAAATAGTCAACCTACCAGAAGGCTTCTACACGAAGAACTAGCGTTACATTGGGTTGTATCGACAGGACAGGCACGAGAATTGGCTGTTACATATTCATGGTTCTTCTTGGAATTGATCGTTCGCTCTATGGTTGTGACATTAGCAGAAATGGGAATGTTGGAGGCTCCTCGAAAGTCGAGGTTCTCTCCCCAGTTCTGTGATGACGTGGCAACACTTACTGCAACGTTGACTTCAGAGGTGACTTCACGATGTGGAAAGGAAAACAGGATACCCAATAATCTAATATCGAGTCTAGGCAACTTTCTTTCTGATCTACTATCAGTGATGGACAGAGGATTCGTTTTGTCCCTAACTCGTGCTGCCTGTTGCTCTCTGTCAGATGCATCTATGCACATTCCCGATTCAGCTGCACTTTACGCGTTGAAATTGGACCTCGTACGGACAATATGCTCTCACGAGCATTACGTGGCACTGAATTTGCCGTTTGGAACTGGATATACATCGGGATCGGCGCCAGCTTCTCCCAGTCCATCAACTGGAAGTTCTGGCAGTCTGATATCTACCCTAGTACCTGGAGATCGAGCTAGATTTTCTGAGCTGAGTCAGGAGTTCCGACAGCAACACTTTTTAGTAGGAATTGTTTTATCAGATTTGTCGAATACTCTAGAAATACCAAATCCTATGCTTCAAAACAAAGCTATTGGGACCATTCGACATCTTATGGCGTGCCATGACGTTGATTCACGATATTCTGATCCTGCTGCGAAAGCTAGAGTCGCTGCTCTCTATCTGCCACTTTTGAACATTATAATGGATGCTCTACCACAACTCTATCATTGGGATTCAAAGGACAAGAGCGTTTATCCTGACGAATCTGGTTCTATTACACAATCTGTGGCTTTAGCCATAGCTGGTGGAGTTTCTGCAGACACTGCAGGAACTCAATGTAGAGTTTCCTTGAGTTCAGAGGCTACAAGACATCTCTTGATGTGTGTCTTGTGGGTACTTAAGGGGTTGGAACAGTCTGCTTTAACACAGTGGTGTTCAGAACTAAGTTCTAGACGTATACTGTGTCTTCTTCAAGTTCTCAATATTGCCACTGCAGCTTTTGAATATAAAGGGAAAAAGGCGCTGAAGAGACTGCCTCCACAGGCGGCAGCTACAAGTGATATTCGATCGAGATTGGAGGATGTGATTCTTGGCCAAGGAAGCGCCAGAAGCGAGATGATGttgagaagaaaagagagaatgAGTGGGGACAAACTTAGGTGGCGTAAAGATCAGATGCCTTATAG atCCTGCGAACAGTCAGAAGGCAGAGCTGTGGAGCAAGATGCTCATATAGAAGGTGCATTAGCAGCAGAAGCTTCCCTGGTAGTTTTGGATACTTTAGAAACAGTTGTCCAAGCTGATGGAGGAGgag GTGCGGTTGTAGGAGCCGTATTAAAAGTGCTTTTGAGAGCATTAGCAAGAAATCAGAGCACATCTGTGTTACAACATATGTTTAATACTCAGAGAGCTTTGGTATTTAAGTATCATAGTGCTCTGTTTGATGAGGAAAGCGAAAGGTGCGGAGATCTGTGTTTGACATTACTCACTAGATGCAGCTCACCCCTAAGTGCTGTTCGGAGTCATGCTGCTGCCagtctttatttattaatgaggcaaaatttcgaaattggAAAC AATTTTGCCAGAGTTAAAATGCAAGTCACCACGTCTTTGTCTGCCCTTGTTGGAAGAGGGAGAGCTCCTAGTGAAGGAGCACTTAGGAGAGCATTAAAAACAGTGTTAGTATATGCTGAAAGGGATACAGAATTAGCAGACACAAGCTTTCCAGAACAAGTGAAGGATCTTTTGTTCAATCTACATATGATCTTGTCTGATACTGTTAAAATGAAGGAATTCCAGGAGGATCCAGAAATGCTTTTAGATCTCATGTATAG AATTGCAAAGGGATATCAAGGTTCACCAGATCTTAGACTCACATGGCTGGCAAATATGGCTCAGCAGCATATGGAAAGAAAGAATCACACAGAGGCAGCTATGTGTTTAGTGCACAGTGCTGCTTTAGTAGCAGAATATTTACACCTTTTGGAACCAGGAGGCGGCGGGCGACCAGTAGGAGCTGTTGCTTTAGCTCCTATCACACCAAATGCTTTAGAAGAGAGTGCAGTAGGAGATGATGTACTGGCAAGAAGAGAAGAAGGTTTATGTTTAGGACCAGACTTTTCAGAAAGTGGTTTAGCTGGTTTGCTGGAACATGCTGCCAGCTCTTTTCATACAGCTGGAATGTATGAAGCTATTCCTGATGTATACAAGGTGCTGCTTCCAATAGCAGAAGCCGCACACGATTACAAAAAATTAGCTAATATTCATGG GAAACTTCATGAAGCATATACACGAGTAGAACAATTAGCGGGAAAACGAGTATTTGGAACATATTTCAGAGTAGGATTTTATGGTGGGCGTTTTGGTGATCTTGCTGGTGAAGAATTCGTTTATAAAGAACCGACTTTGACAAAGCTACCAGAGATATTCTCGAGACTCGAGAATTTCTATGCTGAACGATTTGGCGCGGAAAATATTGTGATAATAAAAGATTCGAACCCTGTAGACTCCAGCAAGTTAGAACTAGATAAAGCCTATGTTCAGATCACATATGTGGAACCATATTTCGAGCCACATGAGCTCAGGCATAGACCAACTATTTTTCATAGGAATTTTAATATTA AGCGATTTGTATATGCAACGCCATTTACTCCTGGTGGTAAAGCTCATGGAGAATTAAGAGAACAGTGCAAACGTAAAACTATACTAACAGTAGCTACACACTTTCCTTATCTAAAGACAAGGATTCGCGTGGTTGCTAGGAAGCAAATAGTTTTAAGTCCAATTGAAGTTGCAATTGAagatatacaaaagaaaactgcagag GTTGCAGCAGCTACAGCTCAAGAACCACCTGATGCAAAAATGCTGCAGATGGTTCTTCAAGGTTGCATTGGAACAACAGTTAATCAAGGTCCTGCAGAAGTTGCTGTTGTGTTTCTTTCTGGATTAAGGGAACAGAATGCACAGCCCACTCGACTGCAGCACAAATTACGCCTATGTTTCAAGGATTTCTCAAAGAAATGTTTGGATGCtttgaaaagaaacaaaaatttaattgGGCCAGATCAACGAGACTATCAACGAGAATTGGAAAGAAATTACCAAAGATTAACAGAAAGACTTTCTCCTCTTATTGCATGGAG TGGACCTTCATTAACAAATCAACAAAGTGTACCATCAACATCACCTCGTTGGTAA